From Orcinus orca chromosome 3, mOrcOrc1.1, whole genome shotgun sequence, a single genomic window includes:
- the HNRNPAB gene encoding heterogeneous nuclear ribonucleoprotein A/B isoform X1, giving the protein MSEAGEEQPMETTGATENGHEAAPEGESPAGTGAGTGVAAGAGGGSVAPQAGNQNGAEGDQINASKNEEDAGKMFVGGLSWDTSKKDLKDYFTKFGEVVDCTIKMDPNTGRSRGFGFILFKDAASVEKVLDQKEHRLDGRVIDPKKAMAMKKDPVKKIFVGGLNPEATEEKIREYFGEFGEIEAIELPMDPKSNKRRGFVFITFKEEEPVKKVLEKKFHTISGSKCEIKVAQPKEVYQQQQYGSGGRGNRNRGNRGSGGGGGSGGGQSQSWNQGYGSYWNQGYGYQQGYGPGYGGYDYSPYGYYGYGPGYDYSQGSTNYGKSQRRGGHQNNYKPY; this is encoded by the exons ATGTCGGAAGCGGGTGAGGAGCAGCCCATGGAGACGACGGGCGCCACCGAGAACGGACACGAGGCCGCCCCCGAAGGCGAGTCGCCGGCCGGGACTGGTGCTGGCACCGGGGTCGCGGCTGGCGCCGGAGGCGGGAGCGTGGCGCCCCAGGCCGGCAACCAGAACGGCGCCGAGGGTGACCAGATAAACGCCAGCAAGAACGAGGAGGACGCGGG AAAAATGTTCGTTGGTGGCCTGAGCTGGGATACCAGCAAAAAGGACCTAAAGGATTATTTTACCAAATTTGGAGAGGTCGTTGACTGTACAATAAAAATGGATCCCAACACTGGCCGATCAAGAGGGTTTGGGTTTATCCTCTTCAAAGATGCAGCCAGCGTGGAGAAG GTTCTAGACCAGAAGGAGCACAGGCTGGATGGCCGTGTCATTGACCCCAAAAAAGCCATGGCCATGAAGAAAGACCCAGTAAAGAAAATTTTTGTGGGGGGTCTGAATCCTGAAGCCACTGAGGAGAAGATCAGGGAGTACTTCGGCGAGTTTGGGGAG ATTGAAGCCATTGAGCTTCCAATGGATCCAAAGTCGAACAAAAGACGAGGCTTTGTTTTCATCACCTTTAAAGAAGAAGAACCTGTGAAGAAAGTTCTGGAGAAAAAGTTCCACACCATCAGTGGAAGTAAG TGTGAAATCAAGGTGGCTCAGCCCAAAGAGGTTTATCAACAGCAGCAGTATGGCTCTGGGGGCCGTGGGAATCGCAACCGAGGGAACCGAGGCAGCGGTGGTGGCGGCGGAAGTGGAGGAG GTCAGAGTCAGAGTTGGAATCAGGGCTACGGCAGCTACTGGAACCAGGGCTACGGCTACCAGCAGGGCTACGGGCCCGGCTATGGCGGCTACGACTACTCGCCTTATGGTTATTACGGCTACGGCCCCGGCTACGACTACA GTCAGGGTAGTACAAATTACGGGAAGAGCCAGCGACGCGGTGGCCATCAGAATAACTACAAGCCATACTGA
- the HNRNPAB gene encoding heterogeneous nuclear ribonucleoprotein A/B isoform X2, with translation MSEAGEEQPMETTGATENGHEAAPEGESPAGTGAGTGVAAGAGGGSVAPQAGNQNGAEGDQINASKNEEDAGKMFVGGLSWDTSKKDLKDYFTKFGEVVDCTIKMDPNTGRSRGFGFILFKDAASVEKVLDQKEHRLDGRVIDPKKAMAMKKDPVKKIFVGGLNPEATEEKIREYFGEFGEIEAIELPMDPKSNKRRGFVFITFKEEEPVKKVLEKKFHTISGSKCEIKVAQPKEVYQQQQYGSGGRGNRNRGNRGSGGGGGSGGGQGSTNYGKSQRRGGHQNNYKPY, from the exons ATGTCGGAAGCGGGTGAGGAGCAGCCCATGGAGACGACGGGCGCCACCGAGAACGGACACGAGGCCGCCCCCGAAGGCGAGTCGCCGGCCGGGACTGGTGCTGGCACCGGGGTCGCGGCTGGCGCCGGAGGCGGGAGCGTGGCGCCCCAGGCCGGCAACCAGAACGGCGCCGAGGGTGACCAGATAAACGCCAGCAAGAACGAGGAGGACGCGGG AAAAATGTTCGTTGGTGGCCTGAGCTGGGATACCAGCAAAAAGGACCTAAAGGATTATTTTACCAAATTTGGAGAGGTCGTTGACTGTACAATAAAAATGGATCCCAACACTGGCCGATCAAGAGGGTTTGGGTTTATCCTCTTCAAAGATGCAGCCAGCGTGGAGAAG GTTCTAGACCAGAAGGAGCACAGGCTGGATGGCCGTGTCATTGACCCCAAAAAAGCCATGGCCATGAAGAAAGACCCAGTAAAGAAAATTTTTGTGGGGGGTCTGAATCCTGAAGCCACTGAGGAGAAGATCAGGGAGTACTTCGGCGAGTTTGGGGAG ATTGAAGCCATTGAGCTTCCAATGGATCCAAAGTCGAACAAAAGACGAGGCTTTGTTTTCATCACCTTTAAAGAAGAAGAACCTGTGAAGAAAGTTCTGGAGAAAAAGTTCCACACCATCAGTGGAAGTAAG TGTGAAATCAAGGTGGCTCAGCCCAAAGAGGTTTATCAACAGCAGCAGTATGGCTCTGGGGGCCGTGGGAATCGCAACCGAGGGAACCGAGGCAGCGGTGGTGGCGGCGGAAGTGGAGGAG GTCAGGGTAGTACAAATTACGGGAAGAGCCAGCGACGCGGTGGCCATCAGAATAACTACAAGCCATACTGA